One genomic window of Hymenobacter sp. J193 includes the following:
- a CDS encoding rhomboid family intramembrane serine protease, which yields MFRLTPAVRNLILVNVALFFLQGMFPLLTVYGSLHPIGSALLYPWQFVTYMFLHDGLGHLFSNMITLLFFGASLEDEWGGKKFITFWLICGLGAGFIYEGVRYYELREMNESRLAFHEQPSGVGFADFFREHLPQAGDSYAPVARQMQKTPDDQRLIDSATQTIDSIYMEVMDSPNSGMLGASGAVFGILFALAYLFPNQKMFIFPIPIPISIWLYVFLFSAYSLWKGVHPTPGDNVAHFAHLGGMLIGFIVLKVWERRGI from the coding sequence ATGTTTCGACTCACGCCGGCCGTCCGGAATCTTATCCTCGTCAATGTAGCCCTGTTTTTCCTGCAGGGCATGTTTCCGCTGCTTACTGTGTATGGCTCCCTGCACCCCATTGGGTCGGCGCTGCTGTATCCGTGGCAGTTCGTGACGTACATGTTCCTGCACGATGGATTGGGTCACCTGTTTTCCAACATGATTACCCTGCTGTTTTTTGGGGCTTCGCTGGAAGATGAATGGGGCGGAAAAAAGTTTATCACCTTCTGGCTGATCTGCGGCCTCGGGGCGGGCTTCATCTATGAGGGCGTGCGCTACTACGAGCTGCGCGAAATGAACGAAAGCCGACTTGCCTTCCACGAGCAGCCTTCGGGCGTGGGTTTTGCCGATTTTTTCCGGGAACACCTGCCCCAGGCCGGCGACTCGTACGCGCCCGTAGCCCGGCAGATGCAGAAAACCCCGGACGACCAGCGGCTGATCGATAGTGCCACCCAGACCATCGATAGTATCTATATGGAGGTGATGGATAGCCCCAATAGCGGCATGCTGGGAGCTTCCGGAGCTGTGTTCGGAATATTATTCGCCCTGGCGTACCTGTTTCCGAACCAGAAGATGTTTATTTTTCCGATACCTATCCCCATCAGCATCTGGCTTTACGTTTTCCTGTTCTCCGCGTACTCCCTCTGGAAAGGGGTACATCCCACACCCGGCGACAACGTAGCCCATTTCGCGCACCTTGGCGGAATGCTGATTGGGTTCATCGTGTTAAAAGTCTGGGAACGACGCGGTATCTAA
- a CDS encoding glycoside hydrolase family 3 N-terminal domain-containing protein — protein MLKDFRIRLLLVFLAFTGLIISSSAPKDKDIRPASAAEQSWVDSVFTSLTPDQRLGQLFMVAGYSNKDRKHAQYLEFLIKNYNIGGVMFLQGGPRRQAQLTNRLQSAAQVPLLIAMDAEWGLDMRLDSSMHFAKQMTLGATDDDQDVYQMGREIALKLKTLGVHVSFSPVMDVNSNPSNPVIGNRSFGESKEDVAKLGVAYVRGLQDHGIIAVAKHFPGHGDTDTDSHVALPVINTDMARLANVDLYPFQKSFEAGVMGVMVAHLYMPLFDTLRTQSTTLSRNLVTGLLKEKMNYKGLVFTDALNMKSVTNLYKPGELDALALMAGNDVLLFSEDVPVAVQKIKEMMAANRISQEDVDYRVRKILRAKYWAGLNRYQPIDVPHLVENLNRPVSRAVQQGIYEHAITVVKNQDDLLPFHRLDTLRMASIAIGSPAGNVLGQTMGNYLPCATYAVPNRYAPDSTFDRLVSRLAPYNTVVVSLHNMNNTPSHNYGLGEGALRFIQRLQANPRQKVVVVALGNAYALKYLENARTLVCGYEDNAASQLVVPQILFGALPAKGQLPVTVSEALKAGTGLPTPDFRRLRYGTPESVGMDSKILAQIDNIALETVAYAASPGGQVLVAKDGVVVYEKSFGYTTYDKANAVTSSTLYDIASVTKVAGTLQAIMYLKDQGKLNLDAKLSDYLPELKTSNKKDMVVRDVLLHQAGLKPGIPFWERTVTKTGLKPTFYASTRTDAFPREVVPGTYSTKSAEDSMWVWTVRSGLLPKVKGKYPAEYSDLSFIVLKRLSEKLLGQPIEKFLQENFYGPLGLATMTYHPLDKFPKSCIAPTENDTYYRHTLVQGTVHDQAAAMIGGVSGHAGLFSNANDLAILMQMNLQNGRYGGQRYFQSPVVAEFARSTEAGNRRGLGWDHGDPSKPEGPTSNLSPASTFGHTGFTGTCVWMDPENKIVYIFLSNRVYPDAGNNKLRQLNIRTRIHDVIYKSLQKT, from the coding sequence ATGTTAAAGGATTTTCGGATTAGGCTCTTACTGGTTTTTCTCGCCTTTACGGGTCTAATCATTTCATCTTCTGCCCCTAAGGACAAGGACATCCGGCCGGCCAGCGCGGCTGAGCAGTCGTGGGTAGATAGTGTGTTCACCTCCCTCACCCCCGACCAGCGCCTGGGCCAGCTGTTTATGGTGGCGGGCTACTCCAACAAAGACCGCAAGCACGCCCAGTACCTGGAGTTCCTGATCAAGAACTACAACATCGGGGGCGTGATGTTTCTGCAGGGCGGGCCACGTCGTCAGGCTCAGCTTACCAACCGCCTGCAGTCGGCCGCGCAGGTGCCGCTGCTCATTGCCATGGATGCCGAGTGGGGCCTGGATATGCGCCTTGACTCCAGCATGCACTTCGCCAAGCAGATGACGCTGGGCGCCACCGACGACGACCAGGACGTGTACCAGATGGGCCGCGAAATTGCCCTCAAGCTCAAAACCCTGGGCGTGCACGTGAGCTTCTCGCCGGTGATGGACGTGAATTCCAACCCGTCGAACCCCGTGATTGGCAACCGCTCCTTTGGCGAAAGCAAGGAGGACGTGGCTAAGCTGGGTGTGGCCTACGTGCGCGGCCTGCAGGACCACGGCATCATTGCCGTAGCCAAGCACTTTCCCGGCCACGGCGACACCGACACAGACTCCCACGTGGCCCTGCCGGTTATCAACACCGACATGGCCCGCCTGGCCAACGTGGACCTCTACCCCTTCCAGAAATCATTTGAAGCGGGCGTGATGGGCGTGATGGTGGCCCACCTCTACATGCCGCTGTTTGATACGCTCCGCACGCAGTCTACCACCCTTTCGCGCAACCTCGTGACGGGGCTGCTGAAGGAGAAAATGAACTACAAAGGACTGGTATTTACCGATGCGCTCAACATGAAGAGCGTAACGAACCTGTACAAGCCCGGCGAGCTGGACGCGCTGGCCCTTATGGCCGGCAACGACGTGCTGCTGTTTTCGGAAGACGTGCCGGTGGCCGTCCAGAAAATAAAAGAAATGATGGCCGCCAACCGCATTTCCCAGGAAGACGTGGACTACCGGGTGCGCAAAATCCTGCGGGCCAAGTACTGGGCCGGCCTCAACCGCTATCAGCCCATCGACGTGCCGCATTTGGTGGAAAACCTGAACCGGCCGGTCAGCCGGGCTGTGCAGCAGGGTATCTACGAGCACGCCATTACCGTGGTCAAAAACCAGGACGACCTGCTGCCCTTCCACCGCCTCGACACGTTGCGCATGGCTTCCATTGCCATTGGCTCCCCGGCCGGCAACGTGCTGGGCCAGACGATGGGCAACTACCTTCCCTGCGCCACCTACGCCGTACCCAACCGCTACGCCCCCGACTCCACCTTCGATAGGCTGGTAAGCCGCCTGGCGCCTTACAATACGGTGGTGGTAAGTTTGCATAACATGAACAACACGCCCAGCCACAACTACGGCCTGGGTGAGGGCGCTTTACGCTTTATCCAGCGCCTGCAGGCCAATCCGCGCCAGAAAGTGGTGGTGGTGGCCTTAGGCAATGCCTACGCGCTGAAATACCTGGAAAACGCTCGTACGCTGGTGTGCGGCTACGAAGACAATGCAGCTTCGCAACTGGTTGTTCCGCAGATTCTATTTGGGGCTCTGCCGGCTAAAGGCCAGCTGCCCGTTACGGTTTCGGAAGCGCTGAAAGCTGGTACCGGCCTGCCTACGCCCGACTTCCGCCGCCTGCGCTACGGCACGCCCGAGAGTGTGGGTATGGACTCGAAAATTTTGGCCCAGATCGACAATATTGCCCTCGAAACGGTGGCCTACGCGGCCTCGCCTGGCGGCCAGGTGCTGGTGGCCAAAGACGGCGTGGTGGTGTACGAGAAAAGCTTCGGCTACACCACCTACGACAAGGCTAACGCCGTGACCAGCTCCACCCTCTACGACATTGCCTCGGTGACAAAGGTGGCCGGCACGCTCCAGGCCATCATGTACCTGAAAGATCAGGGCAAGCTGAACCTCGACGCCAAGCTGTCGGACTACCTGCCCGAGCTGAAGACATCCAACAAAAAGGACATGGTGGTGCGCGACGTGCTGCTGCACCAGGCCGGCCTCAAGCCAGGTATTCCGTTCTGGGAGCGTACTGTCACGAAAACCGGCCTCAAGCCTACTTTCTACGCCAGCACCCGCACCGACGCGTTTCCGCGGGAGGTAGTGCCGGGTACCTACAGCACCAAGTCGGCGGAGGACTCCATGTGGGTGTGGACGGTGCGCTCGGGCCTCTTGCCGAAAGTGAAAGGCAAGTACCCCGCCGAGTACAGCGACCTGAGCTTTATCGTGCTCAAGCGCCTGAGCGAAAAGCTGCTGGGGCAGCCAATAGAGAAGTTCCTACAGGAAAATTTCTATGGCCCACTTGGTCTGGCTACGATGACCTACCACCCGCTGGATAAATTCCCTAAATCCTGCATTGCGCCCACCGAAAACGACACCTACTACCGCCATACGCTGGTGCAGGGTACCGTGCACGATCAGGCCGCGGCTATGATTGGGGGCGTGAGTGGCCACGCGGGCTTGTTCTCGAATGCCAACGACTTGGCTATTCTCATGCAGATGAACCTGCAGAATGGCCGCTACGGCGGGCAGCGCTACTTCCAGAGCCCGGTAGTAGCCGAGTTTGCCCGCTCCACGGAAGCCGGCAACCGCCGCGGCCTCGGCTGGGACCACGGCGACCCGAGCAAGCCCGAAGGCCCCACCAGCAACCTCTCCCCCGCCAGCACCTTTGGCCACACCGGCTTCACAGGCACCTGCGTGTGGATGGACCCCGAAAACAAAATCGTGTATATCTTTCTTTCCAACCGGGTGTACCCCGATGCCGGCAACAACAAGCTGCGCCAGCTCAACATCCGCACGCGCATCCACGACGTCATTTACAAGTCCTTACAGAAAACATGA
- the bshA gene encoding N-acetyl-alpha-D-glucosaminyl L-malate synthase BshA, translating to MNIGIVCYPTFGGSGVVATELGKALALKGHRVHFITYSQPVRLDFFNENLFYHEVFVPAYPLFQFPPYELALASKMVDIVQNEKLDVLHVHYAIPHASAAFMAKQILLSKGIRVPVITTLHGTDITLVGKDASYEPVVTFSINQSDGVTAVSADLRKETYEYFAIEKDIEVIPNFINLERFRKQDKSHFRAAIAPDGEKLLIHTSNFRSVKRVEDVVRIFDGVRKQVPAKLLLVGDGPDRPRIEKLCRDLGLSSHDVRFLGKLEAVEEVLSVSDLFLMPSEKESFGLAALEAMSCEVPVISTNAGGIPELNEHGLTGMVSNVGDVADMVQNALYVLADENLPRFKAAARAHAELFATSKIVPIYEACYQRAIDSVMANV from the coding sequence ATGAACATTGGCATTGTCTGCTACCCCACCTTCGGCGGCTCCGGCGTAGTAGCCACCGAATTAGGCAAAGCCCTGGCCCTGAAAGGCCACCGCGTGCACTTCATCACCTACAGCCAGCCCGTACGGCTCGACTTCTTCAACGAGAACCTGTTCTACCACGAGGTGTTCGTGCCGGCGTATCCGCTGTTTCAGTTTCCGCCCTACGAGTTGGCACTGGCCTCTAAAATGGTGGACATTGTGCAGAACGAAAAGCTGGATGTACTGCACGTGCACTACGCCATTCCGCACGCCTCCGCCGCGTTTATGGCCAAGCAGATTCTGCTTTCCAAAGGCATCCGCGTGCCGGTCATCACTACGCTGCACGGCACCGATATTACCCTGGTGGGCAAGGATGCCAGCTACGAGCCGGTGGTTACCTTCAGCATCAACCAGAGCGACGGGGTAACGGCGGTTTCGGCGGATCTGCGCAAGGAAACCTACGAGTACTTCGCCATTGAGAAGGACATCGAGGTAATTCCAAACTTCATCAACCTGGAGCGTTTCCGCAAACAGGACAAAAGCCACTTCCGCGCCGCCATTGCCCCCGACGGCGAGAAGCTGCTGATTCACACCTCCAACTTCCGCTCGGTGAAGCGCGTGGAAGACGTGGTACGCATTTTCGACGGGGTGCGCAAGCAGGTGCCGGCCAAGCTGCTGCTGGTGGGCGACGGACCCGACCGGCCCCGCATCGAAAAGCTCTGCCGCGACCTGGGCCTTTCCAGCCACGACGTGCGTTTTCTGGGTAAGCTTGAAGCCGTGGAGGAAGTCCTGAGTGTGTCGGATCTGTTTCTGATGCCTTCCGAGAAGGAAAGCTTCGGGCTGGCGGCGCTGGAGGCCATGTCGTGCGAGGTACCTGTCATCAGCACCAACGCGGGCGGTATTCCCGAGCTGAACGAGCATGGCCTCACGGGCATGGTCAGCAACGTGGGCGACGTGGCCGATATGGTGCAAAATGCCCTCTACGTGCTGGCCGACGAGAACCTGCCCCGCTTTAAAGCCGCCGCCCGCGCCCACGCCGAGTTGTTTGCCACCAGCAAGATTGTGCCCATCTACGAAGCCTGCTACCAGCGCGCCATCGACTCAGTAATGGCCAATGTGTGA
- a CDS encoding iron-sulfur cluster assembly accessory protein — MATATKLAPINLTPRALEEVKNILREKNVPAEYGLRVGVQGGGCSGLSYLLGFDKPKEQDETFDLDGVRLVMDKKHAMYVMGMEVDFQDGLNARGFIFNNPQAKSTCGCGSSFSA, encoded by the coding sequence ATGGCAACCGCCACGAAACTTGCTCCCATCAACCTCACGCCCCGGGCGCTGGAAGAGGTGAAAAATATTCTCCGCGAGAAGAACGTCCCGGCCGAATATGGCCTGCGCGTGGGCGTGCAGGGCGGCGGCTGCTCGGGCCTGAGCTACCTGTTGGGCTTCGACAAACCCAAGGAACAGGACGAGACCTTCGACCTGGACGGGGTGCGGCTCGTGATGGATAAGAAGCACGCCATGTACGTAATGGGCATGGAAGTTGACTTCCAGGATGGCTTGAATGCCCGCGGCTTCATCTTCAACAACCCCCAGGCTAAAAGCACCTGCGGCTGCGGCTCGTCCTTCTCCGCGTAA
- a CDS encoding IPT/TIG domain-containing protein, producing the protein MLKLLLGLWFFLLAIIAQAQVPSFTLQHSIGVPLNFPQDVAVDGEDNIYVLEFGQIIKLSPTGQYLRTIKTQNKTNTRGATSFGVDKYGNVYISSSEAAVDSIYKFSSEGKLITQYSADPDSKRYREVNLLTVDESGNAYLVDGNNLFQKVSSTGKLIYQHQLTKYPQHIVAGTVDKEGVFYAVCEDFSVFTLDSQGQVKTSFEFQNEIQDDIQHVLIDGHGMLYVSTLRYSRIEKFDQQGNHVGFLDQGNLHETKPAMALDSQGNFIVTSPSHGGGSKILKLSSEGAVLDEWGHTSSYGDVAVDEQGNFYCYNYTFTSGHLLKYSSKGEKLAEIGADQQQQNILSICLDVLGNLYTLSDYNANSSGSNYLIRKFDSQGKFVKDYTPPVIGHNLYTDLAVDAQGNLYLTDYYGGCVRKLNKQGVLVASIGTWGKGKGQVWIPEAVTVDLGGNVYVADYDGRRVQKFSPGGNLLRAYGPETIPEDSSPTQNCEVGLGVDAIGNLYVNGNRGEVGMRVYRPGSKDATLISMGTDRLAVNTRGTFLVAITRGSNIIDVYGNTNTTYLSNTIIGLVYQDKNSNCQQDTGELPLPNIVVKAGPYYGVSDQNGRYIVAVDTGRYIVQQITPQAEIGREIRPTCTVAQAVVLNQYLQTATGPSFGNKVTDSPSLSVQITANRRRRCFRNVTTVSYSNQGYAASAAAYVTVALPPQVVFISAGLPYEQNAAGQYVFSVGKLAPGQQGSIIIQDSVVCGDESLRGLTVCTKAWITPPNTYPTSSGSGAASLTVKGLALPDQQTRFVVRNVGKAATQDSLALRVFADTDLALRHHISLAAGDSVVLRVPATTAVVRVEADQPPGHPGSAIASATLEIPALRTVGRASAALAAFPPDNNSAEVKEDCQAIVDSFDPNDKLVIPAGISEQHYTPRNASLRYRIRFQNTGTDVAYQVKVIDTLATDLDISTLQLEGASHPYRYELQGKGQPTLSFTFDDIQLPDSAHHPAASQGFVQFSIRPKADLADKTLIENEADIFFDYNSPVRTNLTSNRIYDVPATVTAQSQVAYTEILATPQLLAISPFAGRAGSIVTLTGHRFAATTAGNQVKFNGNRATVVSADANKVQVRVPFGATSGSIQLQTPDGHTQSLEAFTVYQQPTLATVTPAEAVPGSTVLLTGTHFSEKAEQDTVLFNGIPATIMSASTSSLQVQVPYGAKSGKVVVKTLGGEIESKSAFNVWYPPTLSVDSFYKGKAGSIITLTGTNFSENSTRNTVTLGGVMAEVKMATPTALRVQVPANGQSGNVWIKTPGGQVTADNDFVFLPAPRPISFQPTEGIVGTEVTLSGFNYSIDEKLDTLLLNNEAIPVLQASANSLKFRIPRGASTGNFTVAGVGGRSIVSQPFKVTALSNQEAVVLYPNPSRGVVTVDWSKANFDIQSVRVYSAVGSLIASVQINSLSTDHTTFTWDDYKPGLYLVIIQSDNAQIVKRVLLQ; encoded by the coding sequence ATGCTTAAACTTTTACTTGGGTTATGGTTCTTCCTGCTTGCTATTATCGCACAAGCGCAGGTGCCTTCTTTTACATTACAGCATAGCATAGGTGTACCCCTCAATTTTCCGCAAGATGTTGCGGTGGATGGAGAAGATAATATCTACGTTCTAGAGTTCGGGCAGATAATCAAGTTGAGTCCGACAGGCCAATATTTGCGCACTATAAAAACGCAGAATAAGACAAACACGCGAGGAGCGACTTCCTTCGGAGTAGATAAATACGGTAATGTATATATATCCAGCAGTGAAGCAGCTGTCGATAGTATATACAAGTTTAGCTCAGAAGGTAAATTAATAACGCAATACAGCGCAGACCCAGACTCCAAGAGGTATAGAGAGGTAAACTTGTTGACGGTAGATGAGTCAGGCAATGCCTATTTAGTTGATGGTAATAATCTGTTCCAGAAAGTATCGAGCACAGGTAAGTTGATATATCAGCACCAGCTGACTAAATACCCCCAACACATAGTGGCTGGTACTGTAGATAAGGAAGGTGTTTTTTACGCTGTATGCGAGGACTTTTCCGTTTTTACACTGGATTCTCAGGGTCAGGTTAAGACCAGTTTCGAGTTTCAGAACGAGATTCAGGATGATATTCAACACGTGCTGATAGATGGGCACGGGATGCTTTATGTATCGACTCTTCGCTACTCCCGAATTGAGAAATTTGACCAGCAGGGCAACCACGTTGGTTTTCTGGATCAGGGTAATCTGCATGAGACAAAGCCGGCTATGGCGCTGGATTCTCAGGGAAATTTCATTGTCACATCTCCATCGCATGGAGGTGGAAGCAAAATTCTCAAGCTTAGCTCGGAAGGTGCCGTGCTGGATGAGTGGGGGCATACCTCGTCGTACGGTGATGTAGCGGTAGATGAGCAGGGTAATTTTTACTGTTATAATTACACTTTCACGAGCGGCCACTTACTGAAATACTCATCAAAGGGAGAAAAACTTGCGGAAATAGGCGCTGACCAACAACAGCAAAATATCTTATCTATCTGCCTGGATGTTTTAGGTAACTTATACACCCTGTCTGACTATAACGCCAACAGTTCAGGAAGCAACTACTTGATTCGCAAATTTGATTCGCAGGGAAAGTTTGTCAAGGATTATACGCCGCCAGTTATTGGGCATAATCTATACACGGACTTGGCGGTAGATGCTCAAGGAAACCTATACTTGACCGATTATTATGGGGGCTGTGTACGGAAGCTTAACAAGCAAGGTGTGCTGGTAGCTTCCATTGGCACGTGGGGTAAAGGAAAAGGGCAGGTGTGGATTCCGGAAGCTGTGACAGTAGATCTGGGCGGAAACGTGTACGTGGCGGATTATGACGGTCGGCGAGTGCAGAAGTTTTCGCCAGGCGGTAATCTGCTACGAGCCTATGGACCAGAAACAATTCCAGAAGATTCCTCTCCTACTCAGAATTGTGAAGTAGGGCTGGGTGTAGATGCAATTGGAAATCTATATGTAAACGGCAACCGCGGAGAAGTAGGCATGAGGGTGTATAGGCCGGGGAGCAAAGACGCTACGCTAATCAGTATGGGCACTGACCGCTTAGCGGTGAATACACGCGGAACATTTCTGGTTGCTATTACACGCGGTTCTAATATTATCGACGTGTATGGCAACACTAATACGACTTATCTTTCCAATACTATAATTGGTCTAGTATATCAGGATAAAAATAGTAACTGTCAACAGGATACTGGCGAGCTACCTCTGCCTAACATAGTAGTTAAAGCTGGTCCGTATTATGGCGTGTCGGACCAGAATGGCCGTTACATCGTAGCCGTAGATACTGGCCGTTATATAGTGCAGCAAATTACCCCCCAAGCAGAAATTGGGCGGGAAATCCGGCCAACCTGTACCGTTGCCCAAGCAGTTGTTCTCAACCAATACTTACAAACCGCCACGGGGCCTTCATTTGGCAATAAGGTCACAGACTCACCTTCGCTGTCAGTACAGATTACTGCAAATCGCCGCCGTCGGTGCTTTCGCAACGTGACTACGGTATCGTATAGCAATCAGGGCTATGCCGCTTCAGCTGCGGCCTATGTGACGGTAGCTTTGCCACCGCAAGTGGTCTTTATCTCTGCCGGCTTACCTTATGAGCAAAACGCGGCCGGGCAATATGTGTTTTCTGTTGGAAAGCTAGCGCCTGGTCAGCAGGGAAGTATTATTATACAGGATTCGGTGGTGTGTGGCGATGAAAGCCTGCGCGGACTCACCGTTTGTACCAAAGCGTGGATAACGCCTCCTAATACGTACCCGACATCATCTGGCAGCGGAGCAGCCTCACTGACAGTAAAAGGTTTAGCGCTGCCAGACCAGCAAACCCGCTTTGTGGTACGCAACGTCGGTAAAGCAGCTACACAGGATAGCTTGGCACTACGCGTATTTGCTGATACCGATCTGGCGTTGCGGCACCATATTTCTTTGGCGGCCGGAGATAGTGTGGTATTGCGCGTGCCTGCTACTACAGCTGTAGTGCGGGTAGAAGCCGATCAGCCACCTGGCCACCCTGGTTCAGCAATTGCCAGCGCCACGCTGGAAATACCCGCACTACGGACTGTAGGCCGTGCTAGCGCTGCACTAGCCGCTTTCCCTCCTGATAACAACAGTGCCGAGGTAAAAGAAGATTGTCAGGCTATTGTAGATTCCTTTGATCCGAACGACAAGCTGGTGATACCCGCCGGAATTTCTGAACAGCACTATACACCTCGTAATGCTTCGCTTCGCTACCGCATTCGCTTTCAGAATACTGGCACTGATGTGGCATATCAGGTAAAAGTAATTGATACGTTAGCCACGGATCTTGATATCAGTACCTTGCAACTGGAAGGCGCGTCTCACCCATATCGTTACGAGCTTCAGGGTAAAGGGCAGCCGACGCTAAGCTTCACCTTCGATGATATTCAACTTCCTGATAGCGCACATCATCCTGCGGCCAGCCAAGGGTTCGTTCAGTTTTCTATTCGTCCTAAAGCAGATTTAGCTGATAAAACGCTTATCGAAAATGAGGCTGATATATTTTTCGATTATAATTCCCCAGTACGCACTAACCTCACAAGTAACCGCATTTATGATGTGCCAGCTACCGTTACGGCTCAAAGTCAAGTAGCTTACACCGAGATTTTAGCCACGCCGCAACTCCTGGCTATTAGTCCCTTTGCTGGCCGCGCTGGCTCTATTGTAACCTTAACCGGGCACCGCTTTGCGGCTACCACGGCCGGCAATCAGGTGAAATTTAATGGTAATCGGGCTACAGTAGTAAGTGCTGACGCTAACAAGGTGCAAGTGCGCGTGCCATTTGGAGCTACTTCCGGCTCCATTCAGTTACAAACCCCCGACGGGCATACTCAAAGTTTAGAAGCATTTACAGTATATCAGCAACCTACACTTGCTACCGTCACGCCAGCGGAAGCGGTACCAGGTAGTACGGTGCTACTTACTGGAACACATTTCTCCGAAAAGGCTGAGCAGGATACAGTACTATTTAATGGGATACCTGCCACTATTATGAGCGCCAGCACCAGCTCCTTACAAGTGCAGGTACCTTATGGGGCAAAATCAGGGAAAGTAGTAGTGAAAACACTGGGAGGAGAAATAGAAAGTAAAAGCGCTTTTAACGTTTGGTACCCACCAACACTTTCTGTCGACTCCTTTTACAAAGGAAAAGCTGGAAGCATAATTACTCTAACAGGAACTAACTTCTCGGAAAATTCAACCCGAAACACAGTAACGCTTGGAGGAGTTATGGCAGAAGTTAAAATGGCTACACCTACAGCTTTGCGTGTTCAGGTACCAGCCAATGGCCAGTCGGGCAACGTGTGGATTAAAACTCCGGGCGGCCAAGTTACGGCAGATAATGACTTCGTCTTTCTGCCAGCCCCTAGGCCTATAAGTTTCCAACCAACAGAAGGTATTGTTGGTACAGAAGTAACCCTTAGTGGCTTTAACTACAGCATAGATGAGAAACTAGATACGCTGCTGTTAAACAATGAAGCTATACCGGTGCTGCAAGCCAGCGCGAACAGCCTGAAATTCAGGATTCCCCGGGGGGCGAGTACGGGTAATTTCACTGTGGCAGGTGTGGGAGGAAGAAGTATAGTTTCTCAACCCTTCAAGGTTACCGCACTGTCCAATCAGGAAGCGGTAGTGCTTTATCCAAATCCATCCCGCGGAGTTGTGACGGTCGACTGGTCCAAAGCGAATTTCGATATACAATCTGTGCGAGTGTATTCGGCGGTAGGTAGCCTGATTGCTTCTGTACAGATCAATTCGCTTAGTACAGACCACACAACGTTTACGTGGGATGACTACAAGCCTGGTCTGTATTTAGTCATTATTCAATCAGATAACGCACAAATTGTAAAGCGTGTACTGTTGCAATAA
- a CDS encoding iron-sulfur cluster assembly accessory protein produces the protein MGLSYLLGFDKPKEQDETFDLDGVRLVMDKKHAMYVMGIEVDFQDGLNARGFVFNNPQATSTCGSSFSA, from the coding sequence GTGGGCCTAAGCTACCTGCTGGGCTTCGACAAGCCCAAGGAACAGGACGAAACTTTCGACCTGGACGGGGTTAGGCTGGTGATGGATAAGAAGCACGCTATGTACGTAATGGGCATAGAAGTCGACTTCCAGGATGGCCTGAATGCCCGCGGCTTCGTCTTCAACAACCCTCAGGCTACAAGCACCTGCGGCTCATCCTTCTCGGCGTAA
- a CDS encoding ChaN family lipoprotein, producing the protein MVLFGEQHNDPLAHWLELQVAKELAQRKSGQFVLGLEMFERDVQPLVQQYNTRELTDQAFEEQSRPWPNYATDYKPLLHLARQQKFAVVGTNAPRRYASQVAKGGLKALESLPAEEKAWLAPLPVTVDFALPGYANMAKMFGGDAAHAAGVQNIIQAQALKDATMAYFIRQSRQPGQLLLHLNGSYHSDNHDGIVWYLRQAEPALRIRTISTVSQEQLQKLDKENLQKADFVLVVPADMTKTY; encoded by the coding sequence CTGGTCCTGTTCGGGGAGCAGCACAACGACCCGCTGGCGCACTGGCTGGAGCTGCAGGTAGCCAAAGAGCTGGCGCAGCGCAAGAGCGGGCAGTTTGTATTGGGCCTCGAAATGTTTGAGCGCGACGTGCAGCCGCTGGTGCAGCAGTACAACACCCGCGAGCTAACCGACCAGGCCTTCGAGGAGCAAAGCCGCCCCTGGCCCAACTACGCCACCGACTACAAACCCCTGCTCCATCTGGCCCGCCAGCAGAAGTTTGCGGTGGTGGGCACCAATGCGCCCCGCCGCTACGCCTCCCAGGTGGCCAAAGGCGGTCTGAAAGCGCTGGAAAGCCTGCCCGCCGAAGAAAAAGCCTGGTTGGCCCCACTGCCTGTTACGGTTGATTTCGCGCTGCCCGGCTACGCCAACATGGCCAAGATGTTTGGCGGCGATGCCGCCCATGCCGCTGGCGTGCAGAACATAATCCAGGCTCAGGCCCTGAAAGATGCTACCATGGCTTACTTCATCCGCCAAAGCCGCCAGCCCGGCCAACTTCTGCTCCACCTCAACGGCAGCTACCACTCCGACAACCACGACGGTATTGTGTGGTACCTGCGCCAGGCTGAGCCTGCCCTCCGCATCCGCACCATCAGCACCGTGTCGCAGGAGCAGCTCCAGAAGCTGGACAAGGAAAATCTACAGAAAGCAGATTTCGTGCTGGTGGTCCCGGCTGACATGACGAAGACGTATTAA